A genomic segment from Acidobacteriota bacterium encodes:
- a CDS encoding enoyl-CoA hydratase/isomerase family protein: MATVKIERKEEVAILRLSRGHGNAINEEMVEDLLQACKNLRGDPEVCGVLLASTGKLFCPGLDLQDLVLLDRRSMDRFMVRFREMLVSLYTLPRPVVASISGAAMAGGCVLALTADWRVLRRGAPIGLNEVKVGVPLPLSVTALLMDAVHPTALAEAALLGNNFEGEAALAAGLAHELADAAGFEERTLVRLAEFTSKDPASFSATKAHLRAPTAARMKSENPSHRKEWIDCWFSKETRRRIEQIVTGLKTRSA, from the coding sequence TTGGCGACGGTGAAGATCGAGAGGAAGGAAGAGGTCGCGATCCTGCGGCTTTCGCGCGGGCATGGGAACGCGATCAACGAGGAGATGGTCGAGGACCTGCTGCAGGCGTGCAAGAACCTGCGCGGCGATCCGGAGGTCTGCGGCGTGCTCCTCGCCTCCACGGGGAAGCTCTTCTGCCCGGGGCTCGACCTTCAAGACCTCGTCCTCCTCGACCGGCGATCGATGGACCGGTTCATGGTGCGGTTCCGCGAGATGCTCGTCTCGCTCTACACGCTGCCGAGGCCTGTCGTCGCGTCGATCTCCGGCGCGGCGATGGCGGGCGGGTGCGTCCTCGCGCTGACCGCCGACTGGCGGGTCCTGAGGCGCGGCGCGCCCATCGGCCTCAACGAGGTGAAGGTGGGGGTTCCGCTGCCGCTGAGCGTGACCGCCCTCCTGATGGACGCCGTCCACCCGACGGCCCTCGCCGAGGCGGCGCTCCTCGGGAACAACTTCGAAGGTGAGGCGGCCCTCGCGGCCGGCCTGGCGCACGAGCTGGCGGATGCGGCGGGGTTCGAGGAGCGCACTCTCGTGCGCCTCGCCGAGTTCACCTCGAAGGACCCGGCGTCCTTCTCGGCGACCAAGGCCCACCTCCGGGCCCCGACGGCGGCGCGGATGAAGTCCGAGAACCCGTCGCACCGCAAGGAGTGGATCGACTGCTGGTTCTCGAAGGAGACGCGGCGGCGCATCGAGCAGATCGTCACCGGGCTGAAGACGAGGAGCGCCTGA
- a CDS encoding acyl-CoA thioesterase, translating to MTDSEESWAHPSKRYAYHLAVEATLRDTDAFGHVNNGVYVSWIEEVRTKYVFDRRGLKDTHELAFILASARLDFRSPVMMLETVDLFCAPSRVGRSSWDLVYEGRARKDGRLVVEAQSTQVQYDYKERKAVPIPDDLKKILENDLVIT from the coding sequence ATGACCGACTCCGAGGAATCGTGGGCCCACCCGTCGAAGCGGTACGCCTACCACCTCGCGGTCGAGGCGACGCTCCGCGACACCGACGCGTTCGGCCACGTGAACAACGGCGTCTACGTGTCGTGGATTGAGGAGGTGCGGACGAAGTACGTCTTCGACCGGCGAGGGCTGAAAGACACGCACGAGCTGGCTTTCATCCTCGCCTCGGCCCGCCTCGACTTCCGATCGCCGGTGATGATGCTCGAGACGGTCGATCTTTTCTGCGCGCCGTCGCGCGTCGGCCGCAGCTCGTGGGACCTCGTCTACGAGGGGCGGGCCCGGAAAGACGGCCGCCTCGTCGTCGAGGCCCAGTCCACCCAGGTCCAGTACGACTACAAGGAGAGGAAGGCCGTGCCGATTCCCGACGACTTGAAGAAGATCCTCGAGAACGACCTGGTGATCACGTGA
- a CDS encoding PD40 domain-containing protein, translating to MRGAVIATVIAVAWSAAAAGEVTQDPREVHLANIRQLTFEGENAEGYWSPDGKQIIFQSKHGTMGCDQIFVMNAEGSGSHLVSTGGGRTTCSYFFPDMKRILYASTHADSPACPPNPDSTKGYVWKLYPSYEIFSALPDGSDVKRLTDNPGYDAEATFAPDGSRVIFTSLRNGDLDLYTMKPDGTDVHRITNEPGYDGGAFFSRDGKRIVWRASRPVTDAEKAAYQELLKESAIRPMALEIYVANADGSKPKQITSNGAANFGPYFFPDGRRIIYASNVGDPKGRNFDLWMVKDDGTGLEQVTFNDTFDGFPMFSPDGKKLLFASNRNDAKPGDTNLFVADWVEGKGKKK from the coding sequence GTGAGGGGGGCCGTCATCGCAACCGTCATCGCAGTCGCCTGGAGCGCCGCCGCGGCCGGCGAGGTCACGCAGGACCCCCGCGAGGTCCACCTCGCGAACATCCGGCAGCTCACCTTCGAGGGGGAGAACGCCGAGGGGTACTGGTCCCCCGACGGGAAGCAGATCATCTTCCAGTCGAAGCACGGGACGATGGGGTGCGACCAGATCTTCGTCATGAACGCCGAGGGGAGCGGCTCCCATCTCGTCTCGACCGGCGGCGGCCGCACGACGTGCAGCTACTTCTTCCCCGACATGAAGCGGATCCTCTACGCCTCGACGCATGCCGACTCGCCGGCGTGTCCGCCGAACCCCGACTCCACGAAGGGGTACGTCTGGAAGCTCTACCCGTCGTACGAGATCTTCTCCGCCCTTCCCGACGGCTCGGACGTGAAGCGCCTCACCGACAACCCCGGCTACGACGCCGAGGCGACCTTCGCCCCCGACGGGAGCCGCGTGATCTTCACGTCGCTACGGAACGGGGACCTCGATCTCTACACGATGAAGCCCGACGGCACCGACGTGCACCGCATCACGAACGAGCCCGGGTACGACGGCGGGGCCTTCTTCTCGCGGGATGGCAAGCGGATCGTCTGGCGCGCCAGCCGGCCCGTGACGGACGCCGAGAAGGCGGCGTACCAGGAGCTCCTGAAGGAGAGCGCCATCCGGCCGATGGCCCTCGAGATCTACGTCGCGAACGCCGACGGTTCGAAGCCGAAGCAGATCACGTCGAACGGCGCGGCGAACTTCGGGCCGTACTTCTTCCCGGACGGCCGGCGGATCATCTACGCGAGCAACGTCGGCGATCCGAAGGGTCGGAACTTCGACCTCTGGATGGTTAAGGACGACGGCACGGGGCTCGAGCAGGTGACCTTCAACGACACCTTCGACGGCTTCCCGATGTTCAGCCCCGACGGGAAGAAGCTCCTCTTCGCGAGCAACAGGAACGACGCGAAGCCGGGGGACACCAATCTCTTCGTCGCGGACTGGGTCGAGGGTAAGGGGAAGAAGAAGTAG
- a CDS encoding amidohydrolase, with product MVRFRPLVALLVLVNVGFPAFGARIDEILDRLSPTLDSLYLELHRNPEISYHEEKTSARIAGELKLAGFTVTDHFGKYADPLLTAYGVVGVLKNGDGPTVMVRTDLDALPLEEKTGLPYASTVHTKDDVGMEVSVMHACGHDIHMSVFVGVARALAEMKGQWKGTLILLGQPAEEIAPGGAEAMLAAGLYQKFGKPDFALALHDNASLATGMVGWVEGYTFAAVDTVDITVRGAGGHGAYPHTTKDPVVIAAETVVALQTIVSREVPPGKMAVVTVGSIHGGTKHNIIPDEVKLQLTVRTYDPDVRKMVLASIERIAKGIAMAAGVPPGKEPIVSLNPEKFLPAEYNNPALVRRIVPVFESALGAANVKGMEPVGGAEDFALYTLPDHSVPLFQFWLGAVDPKKVAESEATKVPLPSLHSSLYAPVYAATIRTGVKAMTAAVMELMRK from the coding sequence TTGGTCCGTTTCCGCCCCCTCGTCGCCCTTCTTGTCCTTGTCAACGTTGGGTTTCCGGCCTTCGGCGCCCGGATCGATGAGATTCTCGACAGGCTGAGCCCAACGCTCGACTCCCTGTACCTGGAGCTGCACCGGAACCCCGAGATCTCCTACCACGAGGAGAAGACGTCGGCCCGGATCGCCGGAGAACTCAAGCTTGCGGGCTTCACCGTCACCGACCACTTCGGGAAGTACGCCGACCCGTTGCTCACCGCGTACGGCGTCGTCGGTGTCCTCAAGAACGGCGACGGGCCGACGGTGATGGTGCGGACCGACCTCGATGCGCTCCCTCTCGAAGAAAAGACCGGGCTTCCCTACGCCAGCACCGTCCACACCAAGGATGACGTCGGGATGGAAGTGTCGGTGATGCACGCCTGCGGCCACGACATCCACATGTCGGTCTTCGTCGGCGTCGCGCGCGCCCTCGCCGAGATGAAGGGGCAATGGAAGGGGACGCTGATCCTCCTCGGCCAGCCGGCGGAGGAGATCGCCCCCGGCGGCGCGGAGGCGATGCTCGCGGCGGGGCTCTACCAGAAGTTCGGCAAGCCCGACTTCGCCCTGGCCCTCCACGACAACGCGTCGCTGGCGACGGGGATGGTCGGGTGGGTCGAGGGGTACACGTTCGCGGCGGTGGACACCGTGGACATCACCGTTCGTGGGGCGGGGGGCCACGGCGCCTACCCGCACACGACGAAGGATCCGGTCGTCATCGCCGCCGAGACGGTGGTCGCGCTCCAGACGATCGTGAGCCGCGAGGTGCCGCCGGGGAAGATGGCGGTCGTGACGGTGGGCTCCATCCACGGCGGGACGAAGCACAACATCATCCCCGACGAGGTGAAGCTCCAGCTCACGGTCCGCACCTACGACCCCGACGTGAGGAAGATGGTCCTCGCGTCGATCGAGAGGATCGCGAAGGGGATCGCGATGGCCGCCGGGGTGCCGCCGGGGAAGGAGCCAATCGTCAGCCTCAACCCCGAGAAGTTCCTCCCGGCCGAGTACAACAACCCGGCGCTCGTCAGGCGGATCGTCCCCGTCTTCGAGTCGGCGCTCGGCGCGGCGAACGTGAAGGGGATGGAGCCGGTCGGCGGCGCGGAGGACTTCGCCCTCTACACTCTTCCGGATCACAGCGTCCCCCTCTTCCAGTTCTGGCTGGGGGCGGTGGACCCGAAGAAGGTCGCCGAGAGCGAGGCGACGAAGGTGCCGCTGCCGTCGCTTCACTCGAGCCTTTACGCGCCTGTCTACGCTGCGACGATAAGGACCGGGGTCAAGGCGATGACGGCGGCGGTGATGGAGCTGATGAGGAAGTAG
- a CDS encoding XdhC family protein, whose product MKQILHAALEAIESRQRVALATIVSARGSLPMSRRSKMLILEDGSVRGTVGGGCLEAEIFAEGREILRAGGPPRLRRFTLTESQAGVEGLNCGGTVEVMTEALGPGPVADVLRSCLDAIARREEAVLATSLDAASDGAAGKILVRADRRVVGSIGDRRLDEESARLATSLMGRDAIGLEPVADRRVFLETILVTPTALFFGGGHVTKQTAKVARTAGFRVVIVDDRPAFANPARHPDADETLVLPMESAFESLAVDPHTYVVSATRGHQHNEVVVRQALRSRAGYVGMLGSTRKVAILKNKLAAEGFDQTTLDRLHAPIGLDIGADDPGEIAVSIVAELVAVRRGAPDAASLKRRRIYKE is encoded by the coding sequence ATGAAACAGATCCTTCACGCCGCGCTCGAAGCGATCGAGTCACGCCAACGCGTCGCCCTCGCGACGATCGTCTCCGCGCGCGGATCGCTTCCGATGTCGCGCCGATCGAAGATGCTGATCCTCGAGGACGGAAGCGTGCGCGGCACCGTCGGCGGAGGATGTCTCGAGGCCGAGATCTTCGCCGAGGGGCGCGAGATCCTCAGAGCCGGCGGCCCTCCGCGGCTCCGGCGCTTCACGCTCACCGAGAGCCAGGCCGGCGTCGAAGGTCTCAACTGCGGCGGCACCGTCGAGGTCATGACGGAGGCCCTCGGCCCCGGCCCCGTCGCCGACGTGCTGCGATCGTGCCTCGACGCGATCGCCCGGCGGGAGGAGGCCGTCCTCGCCACGTCGCTCGACGCGGCCTCAGACGGCGCGGCCGGGAAAATCCTGGTCCGCGCCGACCGGCGGGTGGTCGGATCGATCGGCGACCGGCGGCTGGACGAGGAATCGGCGCGGCTCGCGACATCCTTGATGGGTAGGGACGCGATCGGGTTGGAGCCGGTCGCCGATCGTCGGGTTTTTCTTGAGACGATCCTCGTGACCCCCACCGCCCTCTTCTTCGGCGGCGGCCACGTCACGAAGCAGACGGCGAAGGTCGCCCGGACCGCCGGCTTCAGGGTCGTGATCGTGGACGACCGGCCGGCCTTCGCGAACCCCGCCCGCCATCCCGACGCCGACGAGACGCTCGTCCTCCCGATGGAGTCGGCCTTCGAATCGCTCGCCGTCGACCCCCACACGTACGTCGTGTCGGCGACCCGGGGGCACCAGCACAACGAGGTCGTCGTGCGGCAGGCTCTCCGGAGCCGGGCCGGCTACGTCGGCATGCTCGGGAGCACCCGGAAGGTCGCGATCCTCAAGAACAAGCTCGCGGCCGAGGGGTTCGATCAGACCACCCTCGACCGACTTCACGCCCCCATCGGCCTCGACATCGGCGCCGACGACCCCGGGGAGATCGCCGTCAGCATCGTCGCCGAGCTGGTCGCCGTGAGGCGGGGGGCGCCGGACGCCGCCAGCCTCAAGCGCCGCCGTATATATAAGGAGTGA
- a CDS encoding KamA family radical SAM protein: protein METETRKQPSIQKPVDADQWNDWRWQMRSRLSSIEQLREYVNLTPSEEKGIKMATGRFPVALTPYFASLLDPNNPRCPLRKQVIPTAREHLVSPHEMVDPLGEDSHSPVPGIVHRYPDRVLLLPLNMCAAYCRYCTRSRWVGDENEIIFGPRLDAAIDYIRKNKKIRDCLISGGDPLLFSDRRLEELLTRLRAIPHLEFIRIGTRVPVFLPMRITDELVALMKKFQPLWVSIHFNHPKELTPEVRAACEKLADGGFPLGSQTVLLKGVNDRVEIIKKLAHELLKIRVRPYYLYQCDPVQGTAHFRTPISKGIEIIENMRGHTTGYAVPTFVVDAPGGGGKVPMMPNYVVSKEENVLTVRNYAGNIYQYHENDV, encoded by the coding sequence ATGGAAACGGAGACGCGCAAACAGCCCAGTATCCAGAAGCCCGTTGACGCCGATCAGTGGAACGATTGGCGCTGGCAGATGCGGAGCCGGCTCTCGAGCATCGAGCAGCTCCGCGAGTACGTGAACCTGACACCCTCCGAGGAGAAGGGGATCAAGATGGCGACGGGACGCTTCCCGGTCGCGCTCACCCCTTACTTTGCCTCGCTTCTCGATCCGAACAACCCGCGCTGCCCGCTTCGGAAGCAGGTCATTCCGACGGCCCGCGAGCACCTCGTCTCGCCGCACGAGATGGTCGACCCTCTCGGCGAGGACTCCCACTCCCCCGTCCCGGGGATCGTCCACCGATACCCCGACCGGGTCCTGCTCCTGCCGCTGAACATGTGCGCCGCGTACTGCCGCTACTGCACGCGCAGCCGCTGGGTCGGCGACGAGAACGAGATCATCTTCGGGCCCCGCCTCGACGCGGCGATCGACTACATCCGGAAGAACAAGAAGATCCGCGACTGCCTCATCTCCGGCGGCGACCCGCTGCTCTTCAGCGACCGTCGTCTGGAGGAGCTCCTGACGCGCCTTCGCGCCATCCCGCACCTGGAGTTCATCCGGATCGGCACGCGCGTCCCGGTCTTCCTCCCCATGAGGATCACCGACGAGCTGGTCGCGCTCATGAAGAAGTTCCAGCCCCTGTGGGTGTCGATCCACTTCAACCACCCGAAGGAGCTGACCCCCGAGGTGAGGGCGGCCTGCGAGAAGCTCGCCGACGGCGGCTTCCCCCTCGGCAGCCAGACGGTCCTCCTGAAGGGGGTCAACGACCGCGTCGAGATCATCAAGAAGCTCGCCCATGAGCTGCTCAAGATCCGCGTGCGGCCGTACTACCTCTATCAGTGCGACCCGGTCCAGGGGACGGCCCACTTCCGGACCCCGATCTCCAAGGGGATCGAGATCATCGAGAACATGCGCGGCCACACCACCGGCTACGCCGTTCCCACCTTCGTCGTCGACGCCCCGGGGGGAGGCGGCAAGGTGCCGATGATGCCCAACTACGTCGTCAGCAAGGAGGAGAACGTCCTCACGGTCCGCAACTACGCGGGCAACATCTACCAGTACCACGAGAACGACGTGTGA
- a CDS encoding ATP-grasp domain-containing protein, producing MKVGLAFDHKDAFVRRSGDPPDADTEWDSEETIALLAEAIQGLGHEVVRLGGGRDIIRLSAKGPLGVDLVFNIAEGRDGRSREAQVPAILELLGLPYTGSDTLTMAVSLDKGIAKRLLRDRRVPTPDFAVLTDPDQVDSLHLPYPLFVKPIHEGTGKGVTSDSVVRTPRALMDQVAWIVHTYHQPAIVEEYLPGREFTVGVLGNDAPEAIGTMEVLVADPTEASVYSASSKSEWEKKVRYRYNGDIEPALRSAVEEAAVAAFRALECRDFGRVDLRCDVAGSPNVMEVNPLAGLSPLHSDLCFLARESGMSYRDLIARILDEACRRTGAGVAA from the coding sequence GTGAAAGTCGGCCTCGCCTTCGACCACAAGGACGCCTTCGTCAGGCGTTCGGGGGATCCTCCCGACGCCGACACCGAGTGGGATTCGGAGGAGACGATCGCGCTTCTCGCGGAGGCGATCCAGGGGCTCGGGCACGAAGTCGTGAGGCTCGGCGGGGGGCGCGACATCATCCGCCTCTCGGCGAAGGGTCCCCTGGGAGTCGATCTCGTCTTCAACATCGCGGAGGGGCGGGACGGCCGGAGCCGTGAGGCGCAGGTCCCCGCCATCCTCGAGCTCCTGGGACTCCCGTACACCGGGTCCGACACCCTGACGATGGCGGTGAGCCTCGACAAGGGGATCGCGAAGCGGCTTCTCAGGGATCGCCGCGTCCCGACCCCCGATTTCGCCGTCCTCACCGATCCCGACCAGGTCGACTCCCTCCACCTCCCCTACCCTCTCTTCGTGAAGCCGATCCACGAGGGGACGGGGAAGGGGGTCACCTCCGACTCGGTTGTGCGGACGCCGCGCGCGCTGATGGACCAGGTCGCGTGGATCGTCCACACATACCACCAGCCGGCCATCGTCGAGGAGTACCTGCCGGGGCGCGAGTTCACGGTCGGCGTCCTCGGAAACGACGCCCCCGAGGCGATCGGCACGATGGAGGTCCTCGTCGCCGACCCCACGGAGGCCAGCGTCTACTCCGCGTCGTCCAAGTCCGAGTGGGAGAAGAAGGTCCGTTACCGCTACAACGGCGACATCGAGCCCGCGCTCCGGAGCGCGGTCGAGGAGGCGGCCGTCGCCGCCTTCCGAGCGCTCGAGTGCCGCGATTTCGGCAGGGTGGACCTCCGCTGCGACGTCGCGGGGAGCCCGAACGTGATGGAGGTGAACCCCCTCGCGGGGCTGAGCCCCCTCCACTCCGACCTGTGCTTCCTCGCGCGCGAGTCGGGGATGTCGTACCGCGATCTCATCGCGCGGATCCTCGACGAGGCGTGCCGCCGGACCGGCGCCGGGGTCGCGGCGTGA
- a CDS encoding D-alanine--D-alanine ligase, translating to MTIGILYCKPPEALPESPAGNPDDEDVIVEVIAVEGSLRRLGHAFERLYVEDDIAPVVAWAKRNPDGIVFNLCESFRGSNLAHMNMPALLDLLGLPYTGSTALACGLTTHKFIAKSVLAGAGLPTPESALFSLGETPAAAPAWGFPAIVKPLLEDASVGIDEESVVRSVPDLAARVAYVHERYFQPAIVERYVHGREINIAVVGNDPPRALPLSEIEFHDYADGKPRVVGYRAKWVHDSFEYKHTKGVCPADVPAPLARSMQQMAIGAYRAFGCRDYARVDFRLDETSRPFILEVNANPDITDGAGLARACRASDLGYDGLIRTILDGALTRAASRLEGVKTT from the coding sequence GTGACGATCGGCATCCTCTACTGCAAGCCCCCCGAGGCCCTTCCCGAATCCCCGGCCGGCAATCCCGACGACGAGGACGTCATCGTCGAGGTGATCGCCGTCGAGGGAAGCCTGAGGCGGCTCGGCCACGCGTTCGAGCGACTGTACGTCGAGGACGACATCGCGCCGGTCGTCGCCTGGGCGAAGCGGAACCCCGACGGCATCGTCTTCAACCTCTGCGAGTCGTTCCGGGGGAGCAACCTCGCCCACATGAACATGCCGGCGCTCCTCGATCTGCTGGGCCTACCCTACACCGGCTCGACGGCCCTCGCCTGCGGCCTGACCACGCACAAGTTCATCGCCAAGTCGGTCCTGGCCGGCGCCGGCCTCCCGACCCCCGAGTCGGCGCTCTTCTCCCTCGGCGAGACGCCGGCCGCGGCCCCTGCGTGGGGCTTTCCCGCGATCGTCAAGCCTCTCCTCGAGGACGCGAGCGTCGGCATCGACGAGGAGTCGGTCGTGCGGAGCGTGCCGGATCTCGCGGCGCGCGTCGCGTACGTGCACGAGAGGTACTTCCAGCCCGCGATCGTCGAGCGGTACGTCCACGGCCGCGAGATCAACATCGCCGTCGTCGGGAACGACCCGCCGCGGGCGCTCCCCCTCTCGGAGATCGAGTTCCACGACTACGCCGACGGGAAGCCCCGCGTCGTCGGCTACCGCGCCAAGTGGGTCCACGACTCCTTCGAGTACAAGCACACGAAGGGGGTCTGCCCGGCGGACGTTCCCGCCCCCCTCGCCCGCTCGATGCAGCAGATGGCGATCGGCGCCTACCGCGCCTTCGGGTGCCGCGACTACGCGCGCGTCGACTTCCGGCTGGACGAGACGTCGCGCCCCTTCATCCTCGAGGTGAACGCGAACCCCGACATCACCGACGGCGCCGGCCTCGCCCGCGCCTGCCGCGCGAGCGACCTGGGCTACGACGGCCTCATCCGCACCATCCTCGACGGCGCGCTGACGCGCGCCGCCTCACGCCTCGAAGGCGTGAAAACAACGTGA